The region CTGCCAGCATCTCATTTACATCATCTACGCGATCTACGAGTTCAAAAGTTCTTAATTCTCTCATGATATCTTCTTGAACCAAGGATGTGTAATCTTGCTTTTCTACCCAATCCAAAAACGCCTCGCGAGACTTCGTGTTCGGAGCACGGTCATGACAGTTCTTACACATCAGAAATAGATTATCTGGGATATCCTCTCCATCGAACTGACGGGCAATTATGTGGCAACGTTGAAGAGGTACCCTATCCCAGTTATTTATTATATCTTCACGTGTAGCACTGGGCTTGTTCAAATCATATTTAGCATCAAAATATCGTTTACATGCCCAACAACATGGCTCCCCCCAGTCAAATCCCCTCTTGTCCAACCATTCCATCCAATGTTTAAAAATCTG is a window of Paenibacillus sp. FSL H3-0469 DNA encoding:
- a CDS encoding HNH endonuclease — encoded protein: MAMPTKAQIFKHWMEWLDKRGFDWGEPCCWACKRYFDAKYDLNKPSATREDIINNWDRVPLQRCHIIARQFDGEDIPDNLFLMCKNCHDRAPNTKSREAFLDWVEKQDYTSLVQEDIMRELRTFELVDRVDDVNEMLADKELIKRFFSNSGFHMNQARGGLEITLSSIFSQIAHELKRGNNN